The nucleotide sequence CGGCGAGGAGACCTCCCTCCAGCTCACCGACGACGACCTGGTCGCCACCGTGCACCGGGAGCTGTCGAAGGTGCTCGGCACGCCGCTGCCGACCCCGGTGGCCCGGCACGTGCAGCGGTGGGGCGGGGCCCTGCCGCAGTACACCCCCGGCCACCTCGAGCGGGTGGCGGCGGCCCGGACGGCGCTGCGCGCCGCCCACCCGACGCTGGCCCTGGCCGGGGCCGGCTACGACGGCGTCGGCATCCCGGTCTGCGTCCGCTCCGGCGAGACGGCGGCCGAAGAGATCATCACTGCACTGGGAGGATCGGCAGCATGACGGAGCAGACCAACGCGGCCCGGCTGCGGGAGCTCAACGAGACCATCCGCTACACCATGTGGTCGGTGTACCGGGCCACCAGCCCCCTCCCGTCGCTGCGCGAGAACGTCGTCGCCGAGGTCGAGTCGCTCTTCGAGGAGCTGGCCGGCAAGGACGTCACCATCCGCGGCACGTACGACGTGGCGGGCCTGCGCGCCGACGCGGACCTGATGATCTGGTGGCACTCGTCGTCCAGCGACGCGCTCCAGGACGCCTACCTGCGGTTCCGGCGCACCACGCTGGGCCGGGCGCTGACCCCGGTCTGGTCGCAGATGGCGCTGCACCGGCCGGCCGAGTTCAACAAGAGCCACATCCCAGCGTTCCTGGCCGGCGAGGAGGCCCGCGCCTACCTCTGCGTCTACCCGTTCGTCCGGTCCTACGAGTGGTACCTGCTGCCCGACGCCGAGCGTCGGGAGATGCTGGCCGAGCACGGCAAGATGGCGCGCGGGTACCCGGACGTGCGGGCCAACACGGTCGCCTCGTTCGCCCTCGGCGACTACGAGTGGATGCTCGCCTTCGAGGCCGACGAGCTGCACCGCATCGTCGACCTGATGCGCGACCTGCGGGCCTCCGGCGCCCGCCGGCACGTGCGCGAGGAGGTCCCCTTCTACACGGGCCGCCGCCGCTCGATCGCCGACTTCGTCACCTGCCTGGTCTGACCCGTGCCGGCCGGGGCCGCGCTCCGCGCCCCCGGCCGGACGGCGGTCAGGCGACCGTCGTGCAGGAGAGGATCCCGGGCACCGGGTTGGTCCCGCCCGACGTGCCGACGAATCCGAACGACGTGCTCGCCCCCGCGGCGAGGGTGCCGTTGTAGGCGGCGTTGCGCGCGGTCACCAGCGTCCCGTTGGTGCTCACCGTGGCGTTCCACGCCGAGCTGACCTGCTGGCCGTTGGCGTAGTTCCAGCTCACCGACCAGCCCCGGACCGGCGACCCGCCGTTGGTCACCTGCACCTCGGCCTGGAAGCCGCCGCTCCACTGTCCGGTGATCCGGTACGTCGCCGTGCACGCCCCGGCCGGGTTCGGCGTCGTCGGGGGCGGCGTGGTCGGCGGGGTCGTGGTCGGGGGCGGCGTGGTGGGTGGGGTGGTGGTCGGCGGCGGCGTGGTCGGCGGGGTGGTGGAACCGCCACCGAAGTCCACGTCGCTGCACAGGTAGTACGACTGGTCCAGGTGGCTGGCCTGCCAGATGGTGTAGACGACGTGCCGGCCGGTCCGGCCCGGCGCGTTCGCCGGCACCTGGATGGACACGCCCGAGGTCTCGGGCGTCCACTGGCCGGCCGGGGTGTTGCCGATCTGGCCGACCAGCTCCAGGTCGCTCCAGCGCAGCGGTGTGGTGAGCGCGTTGTAGCCCTGCTTCGTCACGTACACCCGGATGTAGTCGGCGCCGTGGCTGGCCTGGTCGTACAGCTTGATCCGGAAGTTGCTGGTCACCGGCGAGGTCTTCCAGGCGCCGACCGTGTCGAGGGCGTTGTAGCGTCCGCTGGCGGTGCGCCCGCCGCTGCACAGCTGACCGTCCGGGATGGCCCCCTGGTGGTTGCCGGCGACGCCCTCCCGGAACAGGCCGTTCCAGTTCCACATGGCGTTCGGGTCGGCCTGCCAGGCCTGCCAGCACATCGGGTCCTGGGTGGCCATCGCCGGGTTCTGGAAGTCGCTGCCCCAGCGCTGCCAGCAGCCGTAGTTGCGCGACGCCGGGTCGACCACCGACCCGTGCGCCGAGGCCGGGCCGGACAGGGCGGTGGTGAGCAGCGCCGCGACGACCGCGCAGACGCTCAGGATCGCCGCCACGAGCGGAGCGCGGCGGCGGTGCGGAGTGGACATTGTGAGCCTCCGGGGATGGGGATGTCGGTGCACGACGCCCGGACGGCGCGGGAGTTGCCCCCTCCCGCGGCTCACGTGGTGGCCCGCCTGGCACGCTGCCACAGGAAAGCGGTATCCGTCAATGTCCGCTCACGCGGCGGCGCGGCCCTCCCGCCGCATGGGGGTGTGCGGGATGCCGTCCTCGACGTAGCCGGGGCCGCTGACCGCGAAGCCGTGCGCGGCGTAGAAGCCGACCAGGTGGGTCTGCGCCTCCAGCACGCACGGCCGGTCGCCCACCGCGGCGAGGGCCTCGGTCATGAGCGCGCCGGCCAGGCCCGCCCCGCGGGCGGCCGGCGCCACCACCACCCGCCCGATCCGCGCCACCCCGCCCGGGTCGGCCAGGATCCGCAGGTACGCCACCACGTCGCCGTCGCGGGTCAGCCAGAGGTGCCGGGTGCCCGGTTCGACGTCCCGGCCGTCGAGTTCCGGGTACGGGCAGGACTGCTCCACCACGAAGACGTCGATGCGCAGCCGGAGCAGGTCGTGGAAGGTGCGCGCGTCCAGCTCGGCGAAGCCGGCCAGGTGGGACTCGGTAGGCATCCCGCGATGGTAGGCCCGCTCCGGCGGGGCTCAGGCGGGGCGGGCCCCGACCGCGTCGCGGACCTCGGCGCCCTGGGAGCCCTCGACCGCGCGGGCGCAGTGGGCGCAGCAGAAGAAGCGGCCGGAGACCTCGACCCCGTGCCCGACGATCTTCGTCTGGCAGTGCTCGCAGATCGGCGCCATCTTCTGGATGGCGCACTCGAAGGAGTCGAAGGTGTGCGTGGCCCCGTTGACCGTGCGCACCTCGAACGCCATCCAGTAGTCGTTGCCGCAGACCTCACAGGTAGCCATACGAAACCCCCCGAAAACGGACCCGTCATCCCAGGGTCGGTCAGCGGACACACCCCGGCAACCGAAACCGGCGAACCTGATCCGGCTCGACGGCGAGTCGCCCCCGGCGTGTCGCGCGTTAGACCCGGTGACCGCCTCGAACCTCGGAGGAACCCCTTGATCAAGCGCAACAAGCTCTTCGGCAACCAGACCCGGGTCACCTTCTGCCTGCCCCGGGACACCCCGCCCGGCACGGTCAGCGTGGTCGGCTGCTTCAACGACTGGCAGCCCGGCCGGCACGAACTGGTGGCCCGCCGCGACGGCACCCGCACGGTGACCGTGCGGCTCGGCCCGGGAGAGTACCGCTTCCGCTACCTGGCCACCGGCGGCGTGTGGCTGGACGACGAGGCCGCCGACGCGGTCGACGAGCAGGGCAGCCGCCTGCTGCTGTGACCGGCCGGCGGCCGCGTGCCGTCAGGCCTTCGGCTCCAGCCGGACCGAGATCGAGTTCACGCAGTGCCGGGTGTCCTTCGGGGTGAAGCCCTCACCCTCGAAGACGTGCCCCAGGTGGCTGTCGCAGCGGGCGCAGCGGATCTCGACCCGCCGCATGCCGAGCGTGTTGTCGGGGATCTCCTTGACCGCACCCGGGATGGCGTCGTCGAAGCTCGGCCACCCGCAGTGCGAGTCGAACTTGTCCTCGCTGCGGAACAGCTCGGCCCCGCAGGCCCGGCAGTGGTAGACGCCGGGGGTCTTGGTGTCGACGTACTCGCCGGTCCAGGGGCGCTCGGTGCCGGCCTCGCGGAGCACCCGGAACTCCTCCGGGCTCAGCCGGACCCGCCACTCGTCCTCGGTGCGGGGCAGTTCATTGTCGGAAAGACTCACCGGACAACGGTACGTCGGCCGTCGGTGGCATCGCATAGGGTCGCCCAATGGCTGGCAGCAAGGCCGCCGTCGAGGAGATCGAGGTCGCCGGGCACACCGTACGGCTGAGCAGCCCCGACCGGGTGATCTTCCCACAGCGCGGCTTCACCAAGGCGGACGTCTTCCACTACTACCTGTCGGTCGGCGAGGGGATCATGCGGGCCCTGCGCGACCGGCCCACCACCCTGCAACGCTTCCCCGAGGGCATCGAGGGGGAGGCGTTCTTCCAGAAGCGGGTGCCGGCCCGGGGCGTCCCGCCGTGGGTGGCGACCGCGGAGATCAGCTTCCCCAGCGGCCGGAAGGCCGCCGAGCTGTGCCCGGCCGACCTGGCCCACGTGGCCTGGGCCGCACAGATGGGCACCGTGGTGTTCCACCCGTGGCCGGTGCGCGCCGCCGACGTCGACCGCCCCGACGAGCTGCGCATCGACCTGGACCCGCAGCCGGGCACCGACTTCAGCCACGCGGTCACCGCGGCCGGCGAGCTGCGCGGGCTGCTCGACGAGCTGGGGGTCACCGGCTGGCCGAAGACCTCCGGCGGCCGGGGCGTGCACGTCTACCTGCGCATCGAGCCGCGCTGGACGTTCGTCGAGGTGCGCCGGGCCACCATCGCGCTGGCCCGGGAGCTGGAACGCCGCCGCCCCGAGCTGGTCACCACCGCCTGGTGGAAGGAGGAGCGGGGCGCCCGGGTCTTCGTGGACTTCAACCAGATGGCCCGCGACCGCACCATCGCCTGCGCGTACTCGCTGCGGGCCAACGGGCGGGCCACCGTCTCCACCCCGGTCGACTGGGACGAGCTGACCGAGGCCGACCCGGACGACTTCCACCTGGGCAGCGTGCCGGCCCGGTTCGCCGAGCGGGGCGACCCGCACGCCGGCATCGACGACGCCCCCTCGGACATCACGCCGCTGCTGGAGTGGGCCGAGCGGGACGCAGCCGCCGGGCAGGGCGACATGCCCTACCCGCCGGAATACCCGAAGATGCCCGGCGAGCCGAAGCGGGTGCAGCCGTCCAAGGACCGCGACCGGCCGCGCTCCTGACGGGCGCCACCGGCCGGATAACGATCATGTAACGCACGCGAACCTTTTCCAGTCCCTGAAGGGTCTTCCTGGTCGTCGGCCCGCCGGGGCCAGGGGAGGGGCCGGATGAGACTGGTATGGAGGCGGGCCAGGAGTGCGCGCGGTCTGCTGCTCGCCGCGACCGCCGCGGCGCTGGTCGCGATCGCTCTGATCGCCGGTCTCACCGAATACAACCGGCGGGCGGTGGAATCCGGTCAGCGGGCGCTGCTCGCCGGAGCCCCGCTGGCGGAGCGCAGCCTGCTGGTCACCGGATCCAGCGGCAAGGACGCCGCCGAGCTGGCGGCGCGCGACCGGAAGATCCGGGACGGCTTCGCCCGCGGCCTCGCCGGCGCCCCGGTCACCGTCTACGGCGCCCGCTACGGCTCCGGACGGGAACTCACCGGTGACCTGGGCCCGCGGCCGCGGGGCGAGGATCCCGTCTTCGCCAACCTGGCGACCCTCGACGACCTCCCGGCGCACGCCGAGCTGACTGCCGGGGCGTGGGCGGTGGCGGGATCGAGCCCGCGCCAGGTGACGCTGCCGGAGAAGGTCGCCGGCGCGCTCGGCATGGCCGTGGGCGACCGGGTGCCCATGCTCGACCGGAGCACCGACCGGCCCGGTGAGGTGATGCTGGTCGGCACCTGGCGGCCCCGTGACCCGGCAGAGGCGTACTGGCGGCTGGCGCCGGGGGTCGGCACCGGCAGCGCGGCGGCCTCCGACACCTCGTACGGGCCGTTCGTGCTGGATCCCGCGGACTTCGCGGTCACCTTTCCGGGCTCCGTCTCCGCGTGGTGGGTGGTCCAGCCGGACCTGGCCGAGGTGGCCGGACAGGGCCGGCTGCTCGACGTCCGCGACGCGCTCCCCGCCGCGGTGGCCGGGGTGCCCGACGAGGCCGGGCTCGGCGACTCCGCCCAGGTCGTCACCTCCATGGACCGGTTGCTCGGGCGAGTCGCCGGGGCGGATCTGGTCGGCCGATCCTCGCTGGCCACCCCGGTCCTGCTGATCCTGGTCCTCGGCGGTTACGCCCTGGTGCTGGTGGCCGCGCTGCTGAAAGAGGACCGACGGAACCAGACCGCCCTGCTGCGCGCCCGAGGCGCCGCCCGGCGGCAGTTGGCCGGCCTCGCGACCCGGGAGGCGACCCTGGTCGTGCTGCCGGCGGCCGTGCTCGGCCCGCTGGCCGCCGGGGCGGCACTGCATCAGGCCGGCGGCTCGGTCGGCGAGGGCGGCCTCACCCCGCTCTGGTTGGCGGCGTCCGTGACCGCCGTCGGCTGCCTGGTCGCGATGGTCGCCCCGACGCTGCGCGGCGCCGGTACCTACGTGGCCGACATGGCGGCCCGGTCGCGGCCCACCCGGTCCGCCAGCGTGCAGCGTGCCAGCATCGACCTGCTGCTGGTCGGCTTCGCGGTGCTCGCCTGGACCCAGCTGCGGCAGTACTCCTCTCCGGTGTCGGGCGCGGCCGGCCGGCTCGGCGTGGACCCGCTGCTGGTCGCCGCACCGACGCTCGGAGTGCTGGCCGGTGCGGTGGTGGCGCTGCGGCTGCTGCCCCCCGCGACGCGGTTCGCCGAACGGTTCGTCGACCGCCGGCCGTGGACGGCCACCATCCTCGGCATGTGGCAGGCGGGTCGCCGTCCGCACGCCGGCCCGGTGCTGCTGCTCGCCCTCGCGGTCGGCGGAAGCACGCTGGCCTGGTCGCTCGTGGCCACCGGTGAGCGGTCCCAGGTCGACCAGGCCAACCACACCGTCGGCGCGGACCTGCGGCTCACCGAGGGCAACGGGGTCGCCCCGACCGGTCGGGCGGGGGAGATCGCCGCACTGCCGGGCGTCCGGGCGGCCCTGCCCGGCTGGCGGGACGAGATCCGGGTGGGTCGCGCGGATCTGCCCGCCACCGTGGTGAGCCTCGACGCGGCCCGTGCCGCCGGGGTGGTCCGATTCGACGAGCGGCTGACCGACGAGCCCGTGCCGGCGCTGTTCGACCGCCTCGTCCGGTCGCGGAGCGCGCCGGCCGGGGTCGAACTTCCCGCCGGCACCCGGTCGGTCACCGGCACCGTCCGCACCTTCGTGCGCGACGCCGTGTCCCCGCAACGCATCGACGTGTGGCTGCTGCTGACCAGTGCGGACGGGCTCGCCCTGCGGCTGCCGGTGGCCACCGGCGACGACACCGGCCGGGCGGCGTCGTTCCGCGTGGCGCTGCCCGACGCCGGCGTGCTGCGGCTCGCCGGCTTCGAGGTCGACGGCGGTGACGTGGCCGGCACGGCGTACCGGTTCGAGGTGAGCGACCTGCGCCTGGTGGACGCCGGTGGGACGGCCCGGCCGGCGGCACTGGGCGGTGACTGGAAGGCGACCAACGGCACACCCGGCGGGAACCTGAGCGTCAAGCCCACGCCCACCGGGCTGGTCGCCGAGAACTCCGTGGTGATGCTGCCGGGCGGCCAGTTCGCGTTCCAGGCCTCCTCCCGGTTCGTGGTGGTGCCGACCGGCGACGACCGTCCCGTCCCCGCGCTGATGACCCCCCGGGTACGCGAGGCGCTGAGCCTGAATCCGGGTGAGAGCGTGACCCTGTCGCTCTCCGGCGTCTCGCTGCCGGTGACGGTGGTCGGTGAGGTGGACGCGGTGCCCTCCACCGCCGGGGAGGGCGTGCTGCTGGACATGCCGGCCGCGACCGACTGGCTGATCCGGGACCGCGGCACCGTCCGGCCGGTGCAGGAGTGGTGGCTGGGCACCGACGGCGACGGGCAGCCGGCCGCCGACGGGGCCGCCCGGGAACTGGCCGGCGTCACCGTGCTGGACCGCCGGGAACTGGCCGAGCGGGCGGCGGCCGACCCCTACTGGCGGGGGGCCCGCACCGGACTGCTCGTCGCGGCCCTCGGTGCGGTGCTGCTGGCGCTCGTCGGACTGCTCGTCGACGTGTGGGCCACGGCCCGGCACCGGCTGGGCGAGTTCGCCGTTCTGCACACGCTCGGCGCGACTCCCCGCCTGCTGGCCCGGGCCCTGCTCGCCGAGCAGACCTTCCTGGCCGGTATCGGTGTCGGGGTGGGGCTGCTGCTGGGCGCGGTGGTCGGCGTGACGATGGCGCCGCTGGTCGTCCTCACCCCGTCGGCCAGCAGACCGGTGCCCGAGGCGGCCTTCGTCTTGCCCTGGCTGCCGGTCGGGGTGACCGCGTTCGGCCTCTTGCTGGCGGCGCTGGCCTTCAGCGCGTTCATCGCCCTCGGCATCCGCCAGCGGGTGGCGGCGGCACAGCTGCGGATCGGGGGAGACCAGTGACCGGGTGGAGCACGGCGGCGACCGGCGGCGGGGAGGCGGCGTGATGAGCATCGGCGCGGTAGCCCGCCGGGTTCGGGCGTACGGCGGACAGTTCCTGCTGCTCGCCGCGCTGGCGATGGTCGTACTGGCACTGATCGGCGGCGTACCCCGGTTG is from Micromonospora terminaliae and encodes:
- a CDS encoding ABC transporter permease, yielding MRLVWRRARSARGLLLAATAAALVAIALIAGLTEYNRRAVESGQRALLAGAPLAERSLLVTGSSGKDAAELAARDRKIRDGFARGLAGAPVTVYGARYGSGRELTGDLGPRPRGEDPVFANLATLDDLPAHAELTAGAWAVAGSSPRQVTLPEKVAGALGMAVGDRVPMLDRSTDRPGEVMLVGTWRPRDPAEAYWRLAPGVGTGSAAASDTSYGPFVLDPADFAVTFPGSVSAWWVVQPDLAEVAGQGRLLDVRDALPAAVAGVPDEAGLGDSAQVVTSMDRLLGRVAGADLVGRSSLATPVLLILVLGGYALVLVAALLKEDRRNQTALLRARGAARRQLAGLATREATLVVLPAAVLGPLAAGAALHQAGGSVGEGGLTPLWLAASVTAVGCLVAMVAPTLRGAGTYVADMAARSRPTRSASVQRASIDLLLVGFAVLAWTQLRQYSSPVSGAAGRLGVDPLLVAAPTLGVLAGAVVALRLLPPATRFAERFVDRRPWTATILGMWQAGRRPHAGPVLLLALAVGGSTLAWSLVATGERSQVDQANHTVGADLRLTEGNGVAPTGRAGEIAALPGVRAALPGWRDEIRVGRADLPATVVSLDAARAAGVVRFDERLTDEPVPALFDRLVRSRSAPAGVELPAGTRSVTGTVRTFVRDAVSPQRIDVWLLLTSADGLALRLPVATGDDTGRAASFRVALPDAGVLRLAGFEVDGGDVAGTAYRFEVSDLRLVDAGGTARPAALGGDWKATNGTPGGNLSVKPTPTGLVAENSVVMLPGGQFAFQASSRFVVVPTGDDRPVPALMTPRVREALSLNPGESVTLSLSGVSLPVTVVGEVDAVPSTAGEGVLLDMPAATDWLIRDRGTVRPVQEWWLGTDGDGQPAADGAARELAGVTVLDRRELAERAAADPYWRGARTGLLVAALGAVLLALVGLLVDVWATARHRLGEFAVLHTLGATPRLLARALLAEQTFLAGIGVGVGLLLGAVVGVTMAPLVVLTPSASRPVPEAAFVLPWLPVGVTAFGLLLAALAFSAFIALGIRQRVAAAQLRIGGDQ
- the msrB gene encoding peptide-methionine (R)-S-oxide reductase MsrB: MSLSDNELPRTEDEWRVRLSPEEFRVLREAGTERPWTGEYVDTKTPGVYHCRACGAELFRSEDKFDSHCGWPSFDDAIPGAVKEIPDNTLGMRRVEIRCARCDSHLGHVFEGEGFTPKDTRHCVNSISVRLEPKA
- the hemQ gene encoding hydrogen peroxide-dependent heme synthase translates to MTEQTNAARLRELNETIRYTMWSVYRATSPLPSLRENVVAEVESLFEELAGKDVTIRGTYDVAGLRADADLMIWWHSSSSDALQDAYLRFRRTTLGRALTPVWSQMALHRPAEFNKSHIPAFLAGEEARAYLCVYPFVRSYEWYLLPDAERREMLAEHGKMARGYPDVRANTVASFALGDYEWMLAFEADELHRIVDLMRDLRASGARRHVREEVPFYTGRRRSIADFVTCLV
- the ligD gene encoding non-homologous end-joining DNA ligase, giving the protein MAGSKAAVEEIEVAGHTVRLSSPDRVIFPQRGFTKADVFHYYLSVGEGIMRALRDRPTTLQRFPEGIEGEAFFQKRVPARGVPPWVATAEISFPSGRKAAELCPADLAHVAWAAQMGTVVFHPWPVRAADVDRPDELRIDLDPQPGTDFSHAVTAAGELRGLLDELGVTGWPKTSGGRGVHVYLRIEPRWTFVEVRRATIALARELERRRPELVTTAWWKEERGARVFVDFNQMARDRTIACAYSLRANGRATVSTPVDWDELTEADPDDFHLGSVPARFAERGDPHAGIDDAPSDITPLLEWAERDAAAGQGDMPYPPEYPKMPGEPKRVQPSKDRDRPRS
- a CDS encoding GNAT family N-acetyltransferase, with the protein product MPTESHLAGFAELDARTFHDLLRLRIDVFVVEQSCPYPELDGRDVEPGTRHLWLTRDGDVVAYLRILADPGGVARIGRVVVAPAARGAGLAGALMTEALAAVGDRPCVLEAQTHLVGFYAAHGFAVSGPGYVEDGIPHTPMRREGRAAA
- a CDS encoding lytic polysaccharide monooxygenase auxiliary activity family 9 protein, translating into MSTPHRRRAPLVAAILSVCAVVAALLTTALSGPASAHGSVVDPASRNYGCWQRWGSDFQNPAMATQDPMCWQAWQADPNAMWNWNGLFREGVAGNHQGAIPDGQLCSGGRTASGRYNALDTVGAWKTSPVTSNFRIKLYDQASHGADYIRVYVTKQGYNALTTPLRWSDLELVGQIGNTPAGQWTPETSGVSIQVPANAPGRTGRHVVYTIWQASHLDQSYYLCSDVDFGGGSTTPPTTPPPTTTPPTTPPPTTTPPTTPPPTTPNPAGACTATYRITGQWSGGFQAEVQVTNGGSPVRGWSVSWNYANGQQVSSAWNATVSTNGTLVTARNAAYNGTLAAGASTSFGFVGTSGGTNPVPGILSCTTVA
- a CDS encoding Prokaryotic metallothionein, which gives rise to MATCEVCGNDYWMAFEVRTVNGATHTFDSFECAIQKMAPICEHCQTKIVGHGVEVSGRFFCCAHCARAVEGSQGAEVRDAVGARPA
- a CDS encoding isoamylase early set domain-containing protein, coding for MIKRNKLFGNQTRVTFCLPRDTPPGTVSVVGCFNDWQPGRHELVARRDGTRTVTVRLGPGEYRFRYLATGGVWLDDEAADAVDEQGSRLLL